In the Arachis ipaensis cultivar K30076 chromosome B10, Araip1.1, whole genome shotgun sequence genome, one interval contains:
- the LOC107622351 gene encoding uncharacterized protein LOC107622351 isoform X2, with product MLQWRSISAFFRIKLSGGSKILRMERLNLNQKGQRFFEFDVPESSTSLSHPQMTINERELEQESGAQDHSIPADTEKNNVKK from the exons ATGCTGCAATGGAGAAGTATATCAGCGTTCTTTCGGATAAAGCTATCAGGTGGATCAAAGATACTTCGGAT GGAACGATTGAACTTGAACCAAAAGGGTCAGAGGTTTTTTGAGTTTGATGTTCCTGAATCGAGCACATCTTTGTCTCATCCACAAATGACCATAAATGAAAG GGAACTTGAACAAGAATCTGGTGCCCAAGATCATAGCATACCTGCAGACACAGAGAAGAACAAT GTTAAGAAATGA
- the LOC107622351 gene encoding acyl-CoA-binding domain-containing protein 3-like isoform X1, translated as MEQRKTEPVEDFEEQKETEPVKDSEEQIETEDCEEQREEECLQVCEEQRETECCEEQKDCSEDCEEQRKTEGITVEPFDDDDGWEGIERSELEKEFISASEFVVGGGGNGLGRDVLMELYGLHKVATEGPCHEPQPMPLKLNARAKWNAWQKLGNMTPDAAMEKYISVLSDKAIRWIKDTSDGTIELEPKGSEVF; from the exons ATGGAACAGAGGAAAACAGAACCAGTGGAGGATTTTGAAGAACAGAAAGAAACAGAACCTGTGAAAGATTCTGAAGAGCAAATAGAAACAGAGGATTGTGAGGAGCAGAGAGAAGAAGAATGCTTGCAAGTTTGTGAAGAACAGAGAGAAACAGAGTGTTGTGAAGAACAGAAAGATTGTTCCGAAG ATTGTGAAGAACAGAGGAAAACAGAGGGAATCACGGTCGAACCGttcgatgatgatgatggttgggAAGGGATTGAAAGGAGTGAATTGGAGAAGGAGTTCATATCGGCTTCCGAATTCGTGGTTGGTGGAGGTGGTAATGGTTTAGGAAGGGATGTGCTAATGGAGTTGTATGGTCTTCACAAAGTTGCAACAGAGGGTCCTTGTCATGAACCTCAACCAATGCCTCTCAAGCTCAATGCACGTGCAAAGTG GAATGCTTGGCAAAAGCTGGGAAACATGACTCCGGATGCTGCAATGGAGAAGTATATCAGCGTTCTTTCGGATAAAGCTATCAGGTGGATCAAAGATACTTCGGAT GGAACGATTGAACTTGAACCAAAAGGGTCAGAGGTTTTTTGA